GACATTTTCCAGGCCCGCATGCTGATTGAATCTGAAACGGTGGCCCTCGCCTGCAAACGCTGGACAGAATCTCAACTTGCCGCCCTGGAAATGCACCTGCAGCAGGAAGCCGCTGCCCGCAAAGCCCAGAACCTGCCGGAACAGGTGCGACTGACCGGACTCTTTCACATCCGCATCGCTGAAATGGCCGACAATTCCTTCCTGCTGCGCTTCATCACCGAATTGGTGTGGCACACGGCTCTGGCTGTGGCCCTGTATGAGCTCTCTGGAGACACCGAATGCACCGAACTGGAACACCAGGACCTGCTGGTGGCGCTGAGGAAACGCGATGCCAAAGAAGCCGTCAGCATCATGCAGGAACACCTCCAGCACGTACAGGCCAGCCTGAGCGATCAGGCCAGGGTGTTCCCCAAAGTCAATTTGCAGGAGATCCTCTCTCCACTGGTCATGGCACAACTCAAATAAAAGAAGGGACCGGAGGTGCAAAACTCCGGTCCCTTCTCATTGGTATGCGTGCGTTGCAGGTCAGTCTCAGGTCACTGGGGCACAGTGCGTTTGCGGGCAGGGAACAGTCTGGCGTACCAGGGCTCAGGGGCATGAACGGGCTCGACGTTCACAAATGCACGGGGAGCAGGGGCAGCAGGAACTTCACGCTTCCAGCGGTAGCCAATCACTTCGTAACCCTGGCTTTCCAGGCCTGTCAGAAGTTCGCCGGCACGGGCATCGTCTTTTTCAATGTGGAAACGCAGGGAGAAGTCGCCAAGTGCAGCATATGGGAAGTGCTCGAAACGTTCGTCGGATTTCAGGAGACGCTGGATGGCCTGGGATTCAAATGTACCGGTCACTTCTAAGATGAGCATGACGCCCTCCTCTAACCCGTCAGGGGGTTATGGCTGTATGAGACGGAGGTTTTGGTTCGGATTCTGGCGACTCTTTTCGCCCTGACATCAGGTTACGCCAAACCCTAGAAAACTCCAATCGGAAAACAGGGAGGTGCCACAGGCTCATATCGGGTTTTCCGATTCAAAAGGTGCAAATAGCAGAAACAGCGGATGGCAGCGGAGCCACGGGACATTTACACTGGACACATGAAACTGTCTCAGCTCAGGGCACTGATCGCCATCGCCGACACTGGAAGTTTCTCCGAAGCCGCGCTGGATCTGGGCATGTCCCAGTCCTCGGTCAGTGAAGCACTGTCCGCCCTGGAAACCCACCTGCAAAGCTCACTTGTGGAAAGAGGCCGCTTTGGTGCTCGCCTGACCCCACTGGGACAGCAGGTGCTGATTCACGCCCGTGCCGCCCTGGGTGCCATTGAAGGCATCGAGCAGGAGGTCACCCTGTCCAGAGGTTCCATCCAGGGAACCCTGCGCATCTCCACTTTCAGAAGCATTGCCAGCCAGTTGATTCCGAAAGTGATGGCCCAGCTGAAACAGCACCATCCAAAACTTCAGCTGGAACTGCTGGAATGCATGATGTGCGAAAAAGAAGACCTGCTGCGCCCGGTTTTTGACGGAACCGCTGACCTCGCCTTCCTGCCCCAGTGTGAGAGCTCGGAATTCATGTCGTGGGAGATCATGGAAGATCCCTACATGGTGCTGGTGCCAGACGCCTGGGTGCACCGGGCCACCATCCGCCCAGAGGACCTTGTGGACCAGCCCCTGATCGTCTCCAAAGGTGGAGACTGCACCAACCGCATCATGGCGTATCTGGCAGACCACCAGCTTTCCCCCACCGAGATCATCAAAGTCCATGACGACTTCACCATGTACAACATGGTTGCGCAGAACCTGGGCATCTGCCTCAGTCCCAGACTGGCCATTGACTATGTGCCCAGAGGGGCCACCATGCTGCCTCTGGAAGTCCCCCTCTCCCGTTACATCAGTCTGGCCGTGCGCCAGGGAGGGCTCCGCACCCCGGCAGTGCGTCATTTTATCATGGCCCTGAAAGGCCTCCTGCCAGAAAGCAAGCTGCCGTTTCTGGAAACCGTGCAGTGCCACACCTGGACCTGAGCGATTCAGCGAAATCCGATTTTTTTGCATCGTTTGAGGTGACCGCCGTCAGATCTTTGAAAGGACAGGTTGTTACCATAAAGGTGTGCGACAGGTCAGGGTGATTGCGGACCACATCTGGTTCGAGGGCGAACTGCTTCCCAGAGAACAATGGGAGGCTTTCGACCTGCTCTATGGCTGCATGGAACACCTGCCAGAGAACGATGGAGAGCATATTTTGCTGCTGGGGGTGAGGTGTGGTTTTTCTCCTGGGAAAGTGCAGGAGAAACCCTTTGTGTTCATCCACCAGAGGTCCATTCAGAGCATTCTGGAACTGCCAGAACCATAACAGAAACACCCCCGGCATCAACATGCTGGGGGTGTTTGTTTTTCGGGACTCACACAGGGGGGTTGAGCACTTCCTGGGGGTTGTGGTCAAACACCTGGATTTCTCCACCGAAAACCTCCCAGTACCCCTGGGACACAAAGCGCATCACGTCGGTGGGAAGCCTCCAGCCGTGGGTGATGGCGTAGTGCTCGAGGGCAGACAGGGCACTCGGGGCCTGGATGATGGTCATGAGGTTGTTTTCGATGATGTAGTAGAGCTGCATCTTTAACCTGCTTTTCTGGAGTTGGGCCGTGTGGCATGCTGCGGGTCTGAAAGGCTGGGGATCTGCAAAGGAAGACCATGGGCTCTGCCAGCGGATGGGTGTGAAGCGGTAGGACTGTTCACAGGCATCATTTCCTCTCTGTCCGGTCACTTCGCAGTGTCTGAGGAAGCAAGATGGGGATCAGGGGCACCAGTGAACATGCAGTCAGCAACGGCTTAGACACTGGGTTCATTTTACATTGTTTCAGTGCACAAAGAAACCTGCAGCTGGACCAGACAGAAGAAAACTGTGTTTGGGCGCATGATCGAAGGCATCATCCTGGAACCGTTCCAGGGCATGGTCGAAGGCATCATCCTGGAACCCTTTCAGTGCATGATCTGAGCGGTCATCCTTCCTGCAAATGAGGCCACATGTTCCCAGCCCTGAACCCACTGCCCCTGCACCTGAAGGCGGTAGAGGTCCAGCACCTGTCCTCTGGCGGGTCTGGGTGTGAGGTTTACAGGAGCCTCCTGGGTGACCGGGACACGGCTGCGGGCCAGGATGATGCCAGGCTGCCAGGGGTTGATGGTGCGGAAACTGAACGGTTCGCTGGGGCTGAATTCACAGTGGATGGACACCAGGGAATTGGACACCGTCCACAGTTTGGTTTTCAGGTGGAGG
This sequence is a window from Deinococcus cellulosilyticus NBRC 106333 = KACC 11606. Protein-coding genes within it:
- a CDS encoding GntR family transcriptional regulator is translated as MLLDDQLFSLLLTAISEHRLPPGTRLPEETLSKIFKVSRERMRKVLLRLSETRCVQLTPNVGARVAAPSLKEVEDIFQARMLIESETVALACKRWTESQLAALEMHLQQEAAARKAQNLPEQVRLTGLFHIRIAEMADNSFLLRFITELVWHTALAVALYELSGDTECTELEHQDLLVALRKRDAKEAVSIMQEHLQHVQASLSDQARVFPKVNLQEILSPLVMAQLK
- a CDS encoding LysR family transcriptional regulator, yielding MKLSQLRALIAIADTGSFSEAALDLGMSQSSVSEALSALETHLQSSLVERGRFGARLTPLGQQVLIHARAALGAIEGIEQEVTLSRGSIQGTLRISTFRSIASQLIPKVMAQLKQHHPKLQLELLECMMCEKEDLLRPVFDGTADLAFLPQCESSEFMSWEIMEDPYMVLVPDAWVHRATIRPEDLVDQPLIVSKGGDCTNRIMAYLADHQLSPTEIIKVHDDFTMYNMVAQNLGICLSPRLAIDYVPRGATMLPLEVPLSRYISLAVRQGGLRTPAVRHFIMALKGLLPESKLPFLETVQCHTWT